One stretch of Fictibacillus sp. b24 DNA includes these proteins:
- a CDS encoding ATP-dependent DNA helicase, with protein sequence MTFSVKLSVRSLVEYVFRSGSIESGFKSTSSLIEGTKAHQTIQKTYEEADAAEVFLQTSYLHEDMEYMIEGRCDGLLLRDESVTIDEIKSTARNLNEITRESYPVHWAQAKVYAYIYMEREDKDKVTVQLTYVQVDSGEQKRFQEDVTFQELEDFMLQLVKSYAPYAKLRLHNLQKRNDSIRDLAFPFAAYRNGQRNFAGAVYKTIADKKTLFANAPTGTGKTISTLFPAVKAIGEEKAEKIFYLTAKTLNRKNAEEALLLMKKKGLFLQSTTITAKEKVCFKEETRCESAYCEFADGYYDRINGAVLDILKNETVMDRIVISDYAQKHKVCPFEFSIDLAYAADAVICDYNYVFDPRVSFKRLFEEQKKRTVLLMDEAHNLVDRARGMYSAEIIKSSFLQLSRDFKGKHDGVWRTAKAVNDELLKLKKEHGEKEVAVSDMPEELVGCLEAFMVQAEQLLASGDSDERLLETFFEALQWVKITQFYDERFVTFISVFKSEVSIRLFCMDPSKLLFQTGKKYGSRIFFSATLSPLSYFREMLGGEEEDYVIRMPSPYEMDQLDVFVQPLSTRYKDREQSIEPIAEMLMDLSDKRPGNYLVFFPSYRYMTDVYERLLEKDPPFHPIVQHPGMTEEERETFLAHFDSVEEKSLVGFAVMGGIFSEGIDLKGDKLTGAVIVGVGLPQVGLERDTMKNYFQSAGKNGYDFAYVYPGMNKVLQAGGRVIRSEEDRGTLVLVDDRFLTRKYVEMLPEEWSDFVVLDR encoded by the coding sequence ATGACTTTTTCTGTGAAACTCTCTGTTCGATCGCTAGTTGAATATGTTTTTCGATCAGGGAGTATTGAATCTGGATTTAAGTCGACCTCCTCTTTAATTGAAGGGACTAAAGCCCATCAAACGATACAAAAAACATATGAAGAAGCGGATGCAGCAGAGGTGTTTCTGCAAACTAGCTATCTACATGAGGATATGGAATACATGATAGAGGGACGCTGTGACGGTCTTCTATTGCGTGATGAATCCGTTACAATCGATGAAATCAAATCAACCGCTCGGAATTTAAACGAGATTACGAGAGAATCCTATCCTGTTCACTGGGCTCAAGCGAAAGTCTATGCCTACATATACATGGAAAGAGAAGACAAAGACAAAGTAACCGTACAGCTCACATATGTTCAGGTCGATTCGGGCGAACAAAAGAGGTTTCAGGAAGATGTAACCTTTCAGGAGCTTGAGGATTTTATGCTTCAGCTTGTGAAAAGCTATGCTCCATATGCGAAGCTAAGACTGCATAATCTGCAAAAAAGAAATGACAGTATTCGGGATTTAGCTTTTCCCTTCGCTGCATACCGAAACGGACAGCGTAACTTTGCTGGTGCTGTCTATAAAACGATCGCTGATAAAAAGACACTTTTTGCGAATGCACCAACAGGTACCGGTAAGACGATTTCGACACTTTTTCCTGCCGTCAAAGCCATTGGAGAGGAAAAAGCAGAGAAAATCTTTTATTTAACAGCTAAAACGCTCAATCGTAAGAATGCTGAGGAAGCGCTATTGTTAATGAAGAAGAAAGGATTGTTTCTGCAAAGTACGACCATCACCGCAAAAGAGAAGGTGTGCTTCAAAGAGGAAACACGCTGTGAATCGGCGTATTGTGAGTTTGCTGATGGATATTATGACAGAATCAACGGCGCTGTGCTTGATATCTTGAAGAACGAGACGGTTATGGATCGCATCGTTATTTCGGACTATGCTCAAAAGCATAAAGTGTGTCCGTTCGAGTTTTCAATTGATCTTGCCTATGCTGCAGACGCTGTGATCTGTGATTATAACTACGTATTCGATCCTCGTGTCTCTTTTAAACGCTTGTTTGAAGAACAGAAAAAGCGTACCGTACTCTTGATGGACGAAGCTCATAATTTAGTGGATCGGGCGCGCGGCATGTATTCAGCCGAGATTATAAAATCTTCTTTTTTGCAGCTTTCCCGTGATTTTAAAGGAAAGCATGATGGGGTTTGGAGAACAGCTAAAGCAGTAAATGATGAACTTTTGAAATTGAAAAAAGAACATGGAGAAAAAGAAGTCGCTGTGTCTGATATGCCAGAAGAGCTAGTGGGATGTCTCGAGGCATTTATGGTCCAAGCTGAACAGCTGCTAGCCAGCGGGGATAGTGACGAGCGTTTGTTGGAAACCTTTTTTGAAGCACTTCAATGGGTGAAGATCACTCAATTTTATGATGAACGATTTGTTACGTTCATCTCTGTTTTCAAGAGTGAAGTGAGTATTCGTTTGTTCTGTATGGATCCGTCAAAGCTGCTTTTTCAAACAGGTAAGAAGTACGGTTCACGTATCTTTTTCTCGGCAACGCTCTCACCGCTTTCTTATTTTCGTGAAATGCTTGGAGGAGAGGAAGAAGATTATGTAATTCGGATGCCTTCTCCTTATGAAATGGATCAGCTTGATGTTTTCGTTCAGCCACTTTCAACACGTTATAAAGATCGTGAACAATCCATAGAGCCTATAGCAGAAATGCTTATGGATCTATCAGATAAACGGCCAGGTAACTATCTTGTCTTTTTCCCATCATACAGATATATGACGGATGTCTATGAACGGTTGTTAGAAAAGGATCCGCCATTTCATCCTATTGTTCAGCATCCAGGTATGACAGAGGAAGAACGAGAAACGTTTTTAGCTCATTTTGATTCTGTAGAGGAGAAATCTCTTGTGGGATTCGCTGTAATGGGTGGAATCTTCTCAGAAGGAATCGATTTAAAAGGGGACAAGCTCACCGGTGCAGTGATTGTAGGGGTTGGACTTCCGCAAGTTGGATTAGAACGTGATACGATGAAGAATTATTTCCAGAGTGCGGGCAAGAACGGTTATGACTTTGCGTATGTGTATCCTGGAATGAACAAAGTACTTCAAGCTGGCGGACGCGTAATCCGATCAGAAGAGGACCGGGGGACGCTCGTTCTCGTTGATGACCGATTTTTGACAAGGAAGTATGTGGAGATGCTGCCAGAGGAATGGAGTGATTTTGTGGTGTTGGATAGATAA
- a CDS encoding isopenicillin N synthase family dioxygenase has product MSTLSASLVKTLNLKNFTHGTSQQRKEFAVQFEAGLKETGFIILEGHGVNTHLIEKNYELWEKFFTLDTAIKAKYEGVEGGARGYTGFGKEHAKNRKVGDLKEFFHVGQELPVGHPLSSDYAANVWPEEVAELRQYALNFYRELERVARNMLEALAIQMDLRPRFFADMIQDGNSILRAIHYPPLDDSMDKGAIRAGEHEDINLITLLVESTASGLELLTREGEWVPVKAEKGQIIVDAGDMLSRITNEVIPATTHRVVNPEGENTSRYSMPFFVHPYPNSLLETIPSCISADNPEKYPPITASDFLYERLVEIGLIKK; this is encoded by the coding sequence ATGTCTACTTTATCTGCTTCACTCGTAAAAACACTAAACTTAAAAAACTTTACACATGGTACATCCCAGCAGCGAAAAGAATTTGCTGTTCAATTTGAAGCAGGTTTAAAAGAAACGGGCTTCATCATTTTAGAAGGTCATGGTGTGAATACACATCTGATTGAAAAGAACTATGAACTATGGGAGAAGTTCTTTACTCTTGATACAGCTATTAAAGCAAAGTATGAGGGTGTTGAAGGCGGTGCACGTGGATACACTGGTTTCGGGAAAGAGCATGCGAAGAATCGTAAAGTTGGAGACTTAAAAGAGTTTTTCCATGTGGGTCAAGAGCTTCCAGTCGGCCACCCGCTTTCCAGTGATTATGCTGCAAATGTATGGCCTGAGGAAGTTGCTGAACTTCGCCAGTACGCGTTGAACTTCTATCGTGAACTTGAGCGTGTTGCTCGCAACATGCTTGAAGCACTAGCGATTCAAATGGATCTGCGTCCGAGATTTTTCGCAGACATGATCCAAGACGGCAACAGCATCCTTCGTGCCATTCACTACCCGCCGCTTGATGATTCTATGGATAAAGGTGCCATTCGTGCAGGTGAACACGAAGACATCAACTTGATCACACTTTTAGTAGAATCAACAGCTTCTGGTCTTGAGCTTCTTACACGTGAAGGAGAATGGGTACCGGTTAAAGCTGAAAAAGGACAGATTATCGTTGACGCTGGTGACATGCTTTCACGCATTACGAATGAAGTGATTCCTGCAACAACACACCGAGTGGTAAACCCTGAAGGCGAGAATACATCTCGTTACTCTATGCCTTTCTTCGTGCACCCTTACCCGAACTCGTTGCTCGAAACCATTCCATCATGTATTTCTGCAGACAACCCAGAGAAATACCCGCCGATTACAGCTAGTGACTTCTTATACGAGCGTCTCGTTGAAATTGGACTTATCAAAAAATAG
- the mscL gene encoding large conductance mechanosensitive channel protein MscL: MWKEFKTFIMRGNVMDLAIGVIIGAAFSKIVTSLVDDVIMPPIGLLLGKVDFSNLYINLGKGDYSSLADAQKAGAATLNYGLFINTLINFLIIALVIFLVVKQINRLKKKEEVKEPDTKECKFCLSKIPLRAVKCQNCTADLNDNAVLKQSSE, translated from the coding sequence ATGTGGAAAGAATTTAAAACATTTATTATGCGCGGCAACGTGATGGATCTAGCCATTGGAGTCATTATTGGAGCCGCGTTCAGTAAAATCGTCACTTCACTCGTTGATGATGTTATCATGCCGCCAATTGGTTTGCTGCTAGGAAAAGTGGATTTTAGCAATCTCTACATAAACTTGGGAAAAGGGGATTATTCCTCATTAGCTGATGCTCAAAAAGCTGGGGCTGCCACACTAAACTATGGCCTTTTTATCAATACACTTATCAACTTTCTGATTATTGCACTTGTTATATTTCTTGTGGTGAAGCAGATCAACCGCCTTAAGAAAAAGGAAGAAGTGAAAGAACCGGATACAAAAGAATGCAAGTTTTGCTTATCCAAAATCCCATTGAGAGCAGTGAAATGCCAAAACTGTACAGCAGATTTAAACGATAATGCCGTTCTGAAACAGTCCTCTGAGTAA
- a CDS encoding 2'-5' RNA ligase family protein — protein sequence MYAIIGYLDFESEKKLCDLREGMKSLGIVGHGMRPHVTLATHPEVEIETFKRDLKNYFEHTSALPLFFPSLSIFLNSGTLYAAPTKNEVLTGFHQRYHEQFKKYVDPKSLYAPSNWVPHCTIVMDLSHEDLVEAFAYSARNLQPFHATLDSIALIKLQYEADVCTSVKDILTVNLNKGHDLISDDV from the coding sequence ATGTACGCTATAATCGGATATCTAGATTTTGAATCAGAAAAGAAACTATGTGATTTAAGGGAAGGGATGAAGAGCCTGGGGATTGTAGGTCATGGCATGAGACCGCACGTTACTCTCGCTACACATCCAGAGGTAGAGATCGAAACGTTTAAACGTGATTTGAAAAATTACTTTGAACATACGTCAGCTTTGCCTTTATTTTTTCCATCGTTAAGTATATTTTTGAACAGTGGAACATTATATGCCGCACCTACTAAAAATGAGGTTCTGACAGGTTTTCATCAGCGATATCATGAACAGTTTAAGAAGTATGTAGACCCTAAATCTTTGTATGCTCCTTCTAATTGGGTTCCTCATTGTACGATTGTAATGGACTTATCACATGAAGATTTAGTAGAGGCGTTTGCCTATTCTGCACGAAACCTGCAGCCTTTTCATGCTACACTTGACAGCATCGCATTAATTAAACTTCAGTATGAAGCAGATGTTTGTACGAGTGTAAAAGATATATTGACGGTAAATCTGAATAAGGGACATGATTTGATATCGGATGATGTTTGA
- a CDS encoding YjcZ family sporulation protein, with translation MGYKYGNSFALIVVLFILLIIVGCCWCGGYGGGHGWC, from the coding sequence ATGGGATATAAGTACGGAAACAGTTTCGCTCTAATCGTTGTGCTATTTATCTTGTTAATCATCGTTGGGTGCTGTTGGTGCGGTGGTTACGGCGGCGGACACGGCTGGTGCTAA
- a CDS encoding homoserine dehydrogenase: MAPIKAALLGFGTVGQGVYEALKTHSEQLKAVLGEEVVIEGILVKDGSKKRDVDEHVTVTTDFEEILAIEGLQIVFEAIVGEEPGFTYLSRALEKGCHVITANKVMFARYGRTLLDKAEQLERFVGFEATTAGGTPIIRSIAQLLQVNEIHSVEAILNGTSNYILTNMREKGLAFHDVLNSAQKLGYAEADPASDVEGYDAFYKLMILSELSFGETPEWDDVERKGITEVTSEQISVFKDWGYKVKHLARIRRDRDQFISSVKPVLVDAAHPLYGVEDVQNAIMVETSLAGKVTVQGAGAGKLPTASAMVEDLTYVLQSSSSFVKKKKSASIAAAVSSENADSTLVGEYVVIGSSVGFHGTDEVEILKQEVKGDTVYLLIKCQVNTASLLEGNPDLVVYEVAGKVKKAEGRAEQKDLLLKKVINL; encoded by the coding sequence ATGGCACCTATTAAAGCGGCGTTGCTCGGGTTTGGAACCGTCGGCCAAGGTGTATATGAAGCACTGAAAACACATAGTGAACAGCTTAAGGCAGTTTTGGGTGAAGAGGTTGTGATTGAAGGAATCCTTGTAAAAGACGGATCAAAAAAACGTGATGTGGATGAACATGTTACAGTAACAACAGACTTTGAAGAGATCCTGGCAATTGAGGGACTGCAGATCGTGTTTGAAGCGATTGTAGGAGAAGAGCCTGGCTTTACTTACTTGAGCCGTGCCCTTGAAAAAGGGTGCCATGTTATCACAGCGAACAAAGTGATGTTTGCGAGATATGGAAGGACATTGCTGGATAAGGCGGAACAGCTAGAACGCTTCGTTGGTTTTGAGGCAACAACGGCTGGTGGGACACCAATTATCCGCAGCATCGCACAGCTGCTGCAAGTAAATGAAATTCATTCCGTTGAAGCTATCCTTAATGGCACCTCCAACTATATTTTAACGAATATGAGGGAAAAGGGATTAGCATTCCATGATGTCTTGAACTCTGCACAGAAGCTCGGGTATGCAGAAGCTGACCCTGCAAGTGATGTAGAAGGTTATGATGCTTTTTATAAGTTAATGATCCTTAGCGAGTTGTCGTTTGGTGAGACGCCAGAATGGGATGACGTTGAACGTAAAGGAATAACAGAAGTAACCTCAGAGCAGATCTCAGTATTCAAGGACTGGGGCTATAAGGTAAAGCATTTGGCGCGGATCCGACGTGACCGCGACCAATTCATTTCTTCTGTCAAACCTGTATTGGTTGATGCAGCTCACCCTTTGTATGGGGTAGAAGATGTTCAAAATGCGATCATGGTTGAAACAAGTCTTGCGGGTAAAGTAACGGTTCAAGGAGCAGGGGCAGGAAAACTTCCAACGGCAAGCGCAATGGTGGAAGACTTGACCTATGTGCTTCAATCTAGTTCTTCATTCGTTAAAAAGAAAAAATCAGCCTCTATTGCAGCAGCCGTGAGCAGTGAGAATGCAGACTCTACGTTAGTTGGAGAATACGTTGTCATAGGCTCTTCTGTAGGATTTCATGGAACAGATGAAGTAGAGATCTTAAAACAAGAAGTAAAAGGTGATACCGTATATTTGCTGATTAAATGTCAAGTGAATACAGCTTCTTTGTTAGAGGGAAATCCGGACCTTGTTGTTTATGAAGTCGCAGGAAAGGTAAAGAAGGCAGAGGGAAGGGCTGAGCAGAAGGATCTGCTGTTGAAAAAAGTAATAAATTTATAG
- the metX gene encoding homoserine O-acetyltransferase MetX, which produces MRIGEFALESGKVIRDAELAYEKTGNTSGPVILLCHALTGNQYAFGSEEDPGWWRGLIGPDQYIDTNQFQVITFNVLGGCSGSTGPKKTNAETGESYGKSFPFVTVRDMVRAQRQALGILGIPRLLAVMGGSLGGMQALEWAVQFPYFLEKVFVFAATPYLSDYGVAFNRLALHAIESDPVYKSGNYDGSERLKGLEIARMAGLLTYRQPKLFNDRFNREVKDMDDEGKPFFQVDSYLTYQGEKLTKRFNIDSYVALLYAMNAHDIGDRLGGWERAASQIQAEVHAFGYEGDLLYPPEAIEDFVKHTRFGTYYSIQTDFGHDGFLVEFEKWGPYVKEALRQERRLQYGTY; this is translated from the coding sequence GTGAGGATCGGGGAATTTGCTTTAGAGTCAGGCAAAGTTATTCGAGATGCGGAACTCGCTTATGAAAAAACAGGGAACACAAGCGGGCCTGTCATCCTGCTTTGCCACGCTTTGACGGGAAATCAGTACGCGTTTGGGTCAGAAGAAGATCCTGGCTGGTGGAGAGGATTGATTGGTCCCGATCAATACATCGATACCAATCAATTTCAAGTCATTACTTTTAATGTTCTAGGAGGATGCAGCGGTTCAACAGGTCCAAAAAAGACCAACGCTGAAACGGGAGAATCTTATGGCAAGTCGTTTCCTTTTGTAACGGTTAGAGACATGGTGCGAGCACAGCGACAAGCACTCGGAATTTTAGGAATTCCTAGGCTTCTGGCCGTGATGGGTGGATCGTTAGGAGGGATGCAAGCCTTAGAATGGGCTGTTCAGTTTCCGTATTTTTTAGAAAAAGTATTTGTTTTTGCTGCTACCCCGTATTTAAGTGATTATGGCGTGGCCTTTAATAGACTTGCACTTCACGCGATTGAGAGTGATCCAGTATATAAAAGCGGTAATTACGATGGTAGCGAAAGGTTAAAAGGATTGGAGATTGCAAGAATGGCAGGGTTATTAACGTATCGCCAGCCTAAACTATTCAACGATCGTTTTAATCGGGAAGTGAAGGATATGGATGATGAAGGAAAGCCGTTCTTCCAAGTAGATTCCTACCTTACGTATCAGGGAGAGAAGCTGACCAAACGGTTTAATATCGACAGCTATGTTGCTCTTCTATATGCCATGAACGCTCACGATATTGGGGATAGACTTGGAGGATGGGAGCGTGCAGCATCGCAAATTCAAGCTGAAGTGCATGCGTTTGGTTATGAAGGTGATCTGCTATATCCTCCAGAAGCGATTGAGGATTTTGTAAAACATACGAGATTTGGAACGTATTATTCGATTCAAACAGACTTTGGTCATGATGGATTTTTAGTTGAATTTGAAAAATGGGGACCTTATGTGAAGGAAGCATTGAGACAAGAAAGGAGGCTGCAATATGGCACCTATTAA